Part of the Ignavibacterium album JCM 16511 genome, GATCTCCACCACGGCGGATTGATTGATACTTTAAGAACAGTTGGTTCATTATTCCAAACTCCATCACTATTAGTTGCTTTGACTAAAAACTCATACTTACCAGGATTAAGATTTGTATATGTAACAAATCTTCGCGCATTTGTATAGTTCCAGTCTTTATCAAATCCTTTCATCATATAAGCATATTTTATTGAAGTCGGATTATTATAATCAGTTGCGGAAAATGTGAATGAGAATACATTCTGAGTATAAGGAAGAACAAATTCACCTGAAGAATACAATTCAGCAAATCTTTCAGGATCATCAAAAACTGATTTGTTGAATATTTGAAAATCTGAGATAATAATTTTCGGCTTAAAGTCTGATTCTGAAATATTTTTTGCCGGAAATATCTTTAATCCGTCATTAGCTCCAAACAGAAAGTATTCATCATTAAATGACAAGGAAGCCCCTGAATTGTAATCGTTTAATCTTCTTTCATATAAGTAGGAAATTCGGTTGAAGCGGTCACTGGTTTTATCGTAAACAAATATTCCATTGCTTGTTGCAGCCCAGAGATTGCCGTGTTTATCCTGAACAATTGATTTAACGATTTCTGATGATAGACCATTATCTATATTGTATAATCCCGATGATACGATTAATTCTGAAATACTTTTGAATTCAGTATCGTTTTTTAATACAAGTTTTGTTAAACCCTGATCAGTACAAATCCATATTGTAGTTAAATCATTCTTCTCATCATCCGGCAAAGTTGATTCATAAATACTTAAGATTGAATTGCTTTTAAGGTGATTTTTACTATTACTTACATTTAATGACAGGAACCTGTTTTTGCTTTCATCAAAATAATTCAAGCCACCGCCATAAGTCCCTAACCAAACTCTTCCATTCTTATCAACAAGTACAGACCAAACATCGTTGAAGCTTAATGCTTCGGGATTGTTTTTATTACTTCGCCAGAATTTAATTTGATATTTTTCACTGTAAGGGTTAATAAGATTTACAAGTCCTCCGCCCCATGTTGCAATGAGTAAATTACCATCTTTATCCTTTTTAATATCTTTAATATAGTTGTATGCCAGTGTTTTAAATAATGGATATTCAATGCGAATCTTTTTAAGCGCGTTTGTTTTAAAGTTAAAATTGAATAACCCTTGTCCATAAGTTCCAACCCATAAATTATCATCGTTATCCTTATACAATGACCATATATTTAGTCCTGATAGCTTTGTAATTTCAGATTCATTGAACTCTTTCAGATTTAATTTAAACAAACCTGATTCTGTTCCAATCAGAACATTTTCCTTATCATATTTTGTAATTGCTTTTATATCTTTATTAAAAACTTTAAGTTTAGTTTGAGAGGATAAGTTAGTGGGAAGCAGAAAATTATATCTTACTGAAATCGAACTGATTCCATTCTCAGTTGCCAGCCATAACACACCTGAGTTATCCAGAATCAACTGATTTATCTGATTGCTTACAATACCTTTTGGGTTATCCTTTTGCTGAGTATATCTGATATATTTACCGGAATTCAAATCATATCTGACTATTCCACCATAGGTTCCTATGTAAAGAATTTCTTTGTCGTTTTCAATTGATTCAGCAATATCACCAACACTGCCTGAAAACTGTATTGACTTTTCTTCGGGAATGTTTATTGATGAAATGTTTTTTGAATTAACATCAATAAAATTCAGCCCGCCTGCATTGCAAATCCACAGTTTGTCATCATCTGTTTTTGATAATCTTAATTCCCAGATAAGATTATTATTTATAGAATTTTTTCCCGCAAAATATTTTTTAAATCCTTTTTGTGGTTTTTCGGGATCAAGTTCATTCAATCCATAATAAGAACTAATCCAGATGATTCCATTCTTATCCTCAAGAATAGAGGTAATAAAGTTGTTACTTAAACCAATAGGATTTTCCGGATTATAATCCCAATGCTCCAGCTTTTTACCATTTTGATCAAACTTGAAAAGACCCTGCTGATATGTACCAACCCAAACATTTTTCTTTTTATCAACAAGAATAGTAGTGACAGAATTATCATTAGCAGTTATTTCTTCAATTTTCCAGTTTGTAAATTTTCTTGTACTGAGATCTAGTTTATTCACATCACCAC contains:
- a CDS encoding hybrid sensor histidine kinase/response regulator transcription factor; the protein is MFGKALLFLILFAFVIRAQSVEFRNYTVQDGLSNSKVNCVLQDRNGFIWFGTEDGLNRFDGYEFKVFKPSSEKNNFISRDIWSIYEDSDGNLWMGTKSGDVNKLDLSTRKFTNWKIEEITANDNSVTTILVDKKKNVWVGTYQQGLFKFDQNGKKLEHWDYNPENPIGLSNNFITSILEDKNGIIWISSYYGLNELDPEKPQKGFKKYFAGKNSINNNLIWELRLSKTDDDKLWICNAGGLNFIDVNSKNISSINIPEEKSIQFSGSVGDIAESIENDKEILYIGTYGGIVRYDLNSGKYIRYTQQKDNPKGIVSNQINQLILDNSGVLWLATENGISSISVRYNFLLPTNLSSQTKLKVFNKDIKAITKYDKENVLIGTESGLFKLNLKEFNESEITKLSGLNIWSLYKDNDDNLWVGTYGQGLFNFNFKTNALKKIRIEYPLFKTLAYNYIKDIKKDKDGNLLIATWGGGLVNLINPYSEKYQIKFWRSNKNNPEALSFNDVWSVLVDKNGRVWLGTYGGGLNYFDESKNRFLSLNVSNSKNHLKSNSILSIYESTLPDDEKNDLTTIWICTDQGLTKLVLKNDTEFKSISELIVSSGLYNIDNGLSSEIVKSIVQDKHGNLWAATSNGIFVYDKTSDRFNRISYLYERRLNDYNSGASLSFNDEYFLFGANDGLKIFPAKNISESDFKPKIIISDFQIFNKSVFDDPERFAELYSSGEFVLPYTQNVFSFTFSATDYNNPTSIKYAYMMKGFDKDWNYTNARRFVTYTNLNPGKYEFLVKATNSDGVWNNEPTVLKVSINPPWWRSPWAYASYILIFIGGILAIRRLELNKAKLLNEIRMKDFEAEKIREVEAMKSRFFANISHELRTPLMLIKGPLDELLKKNTPSNLNELIQLASKSSDKLKTLIDQLLELTQLDSAKIPVKASFGEIVGFSKNIFCSFKSLAEQKNIELVFDSDEEKLFAWFDKDILEKTLNNLIANAYKFTNANGKIGLRIMKVDNSQKPYVKVSVWDNGIGIDEKEIDKIFDRFHQATDSHKKNYSGFGIGLSLIKEFVDLHKWNIEVKSKKGEGSEFTLTIPLYDYLDETQKLKEEKVDDKSDYREEIKSEQLIESTEKSEQTRAKPTIMIVEDSEDVRFFLSSLLKDEYNLILAENGRDAIEKSIEQLPDLILSDIMMPEMDGLEFCRKIKSDWKTGHIPIILLTARITIDDKVEGLELGADDYITKPFNTKELRVRIKNLLEQRRKLKERYSTTEEPIADEYKFSPEENEFIQTAIRIVEDNIANSDFDTEKFAEKMYLSRSQLHRKLNQLTNESPGEFIRTIRLKYAAKLLSQKNFNITQIALEVGFNSPSHFTKAFKQFFDCTPKEFIQRNSIS